In Dyadobacter subterraneus, a single genomic region encodes these proteins:
- a CDS encoding DNA/RNA non-specific endonuclease has translation MTTFTSDYPEDFASELRANKASARIPREDAVTDLANRVAQMSDSGAGVTRIDLERYMGRNDLLRINYLQRGVNAAKAVCRIYIPDLFGAQGEWGTGFLITPRLIITNNHVIKDKSAAARGFAEFDFEADVNGRMKASKTFSFLPGECFITSSEDELDFTVIAVAEQSEDGSITLDNFGFLRMIPALNKIDEKEFVTIIQHPGGGEKYIAVRENEVLKIGDSSDPQKDKRLWYSSDTATGSSGAPVFNDQWQVVALHHSSVTESRIVDGNKEIQLNDGTWVEENDLAKFSDAAIKYIANEGIRTSKIIEEISIQHAAGGVERFTLIQQLLDDVNGIITIGGSKPKESIVTGQDLERPVSSLETLTDKVKVNLRDKKYYDGRSGFDDNFLGLNIGLPSIKNTKDIAAVDGAVDNVLRYTHYSVVYNKVRKMAFYAAVNIDGSKANSLNRGTDKWFKDPRIDLNIQVGDELYGSEPGRLGSKGYFDRGHLVRRLDPVWGDEPTSILANDDTFHWTNCSPQYWQFNQGQDLWQGLENYILYNTDQEDILANVYNGPIFSDDDQKHRGILIPKYFWKVVVVKDKNDQIFSSAYVVDQSKWATNIPFEIIPTGDFNHFQTTIKKLEKQTGLIFSDIIRNSDVRKDKADKNLRSLSDIDHPRR, from the coding sequence ATGACAACTTTCACCTCAGATTATCCGGAAGATTTTGCCAGTGAACTGCGGGCAAATAAAGCAAGCGCACGCATTCCAAGAGAAGATGCTGTGACTGATCTTGCCAACAGAGTAGCGCAAATGTCGGACAGCGGTGCTGGTGTTACCAGAATTGATTTGGAAAGATATATGGGGCGAAATGATCTTTTAAGGATCAATTATCTTCAAAGAGGGGTGAACGCTGCCAAAGCCGTTTGCAGGATTTATATTCCTGATCTTTTTGGTGCGCAGGGTGAATGGGGAACCGGATTTTTGATCACGCCAAGATTAATAATTACCAATAATCATGTCATAAAAGACAAATCCGCAGCGGCTCGTGGATTTGCAGAATTTGATTTTGAAGCGGATGTAAATGGCAGGATGAAGGCTAGTAAGACATTCTCGTTTCTTCCTGGCGAATGCTTTATTACAAGTAGTGAAGATGAGCTGGATTTTACCGTCATTGCCGTTGCTGAGCAATCCGAAGACGGCAGCATAACGCTGGATAATTTCGGTTTTTTGAGAATGATCCCTGCCTTGAATAAAATTGATGAAAAAGAATTTGTGACAATTATTCAGCATCCCGGCGGAGGTGAGAAGTATATTGCGGTTCGCGAAAATGAGGTGCTGAAAATTGGGGATTCGTCTGATCCTCAAAAAGATAAACGACTTTGGTATTCAAGTGATACGGCAACCGGATCCTCGGGCGCTCCTGTTTTTAATGATCAGTGGCAGGTTGTGGCGCTTCATCACAGCAGCGTTACCGAGTCAAGAATTGTAGACGGGAATAAAGAGATTCAATTAAATGACGGAACATGGGTGGAGGAAAATGATCTGGCCAAATTTTCGGATGCGGCGATTAAATATATAGCCAACGAAGGCATCCGGACCAGTAAGATAATTGAAGAAATCAGCATTCAGCACGCTGCCGGCGGTGTTGAGCGGTTTACGTTGATTCAGCAGCTTTTGGATGACGTTAATGGAATTATCACCATTGGCGGCTCAAAACCAAAAGAAAGTATTGTCACAGGACAAGATCTGGAAAGGCCAGTAAGCTCCTTGGAAACTTTAACTGACAAAGTAAAGGTTAACCTGCGCGACAAAAAATACTATGACGGCAGAAGTGGTTTTGATGATAATTTTCTTGGATTGAATATTGGTTTGCCTTCAATTAAAAATACAAAAGATATTGCCGCTGTTGATGGTGCTGTGGATAATGTTTTGCGGTATACTCACTATTCGGTTGTGTATAATAAGGTACGAAAAATGGCTTTTTATGCAGCTGTCAACATTGACGGAAGCAAGGCCAACAGTCTGAACCGGGGAACAGATAAATGGTTTAAAGATCCCAGAATCGATTTGAATATTCAGGTAGGCGATGAATTATACGGTTCTGAACCGGGCCGTTTGGGTTCAAAAGGATATTTTGACCGCGGCCATCTGGTGCGCAGGCTGGATCCGGTTTGGGGTGATGAGCCGACCTCAATTCTTGCCAACGATGATACTTTTCACTGGACAAATTGTAGTCCGCAATACTGGCAGTTCAACCAGGGACAGGATCTTTGGCAGGGACTTGAAAATTATATTTTATACAATACAGATCAGGAAGATATATTGGCAAATGTATACAATGGGCCCATTTTTTCTGATGATGACCAAAAACACCGTGGTATTTTGATCCCAAAGTATTTCTGGAAAGTGGTTGTGGTCAAGGATAAAAACGATCAAATTTTTTCTAGTGCTTATGTGGTAGATCAAAGCAAATGGGCGACCAATATTCCTTTTGAAATTATTCCGACAGGCGACTTTAACCATTTTCAAACCACAATAAAAAAACTGGAAAAGCAGACAGGACTTATTTTTTCAGATATTATCAGAAATTCGGATGTGAGAAAGGATAAGGCCGATAAGAATCTGCGTAGTTTGTCAGATATTGATCATCCAAGACGGTAA
- a CDS encoding LytR/AlgR family response regulator transcription factor has translation MKNFTKPGRRKAAKNAGVASGTNILIHHMGSSITVTTNTITFLQGSGNYTFIYTDSGKRYLVCKTMKLLSENLKQNFIRIHKSFLINSDLVLERIEDDRLLKMACGSEVTVSRRKNKQITKILNHSSLQISA, from the coding sequence ATGAAAAATTTTACTAAACCAGGAAGAAGGAAAGCAGCTAAAAACGCCGGCGTGGCATCAGGAACAAATATTCTGATCCATCATATGGGAAGTTCAATCACCGTTACAACCAACACGATCACATTTTTGCAGGGATCAGGCAATTATACTTTTATTTACACGGATTCAGGCAAAAGATATCTGGTTTGCAAAACAATGAAACTGCTCTCTGAAAATCTTAAACAGAACTTCATCCGGATTCATAAATCTTTTCTTATCAATTCAGATCTTGTTTTGGAACGTATAGAGGACGACCGGTTACTAAAAATGGCTTGCGGCAGTGAAGTCACTGTAAGTCGCCGGAAAAATAAACAGATAACAAAAATCCTGAATCATTCCAGTTTGCAGATAAGCGCATAA
- a CDS encoding sugar phosphate isomerase/epimerase family protein, which yields MKIKHLTFLALAFAAGNAPVFAQKGKPLFPEQPGMVSYTFRKSLAKDAAATLDTLKSLGIKDMEFSSLFGKTAADLRKLLDERGIKASSFGVGYADALDKTQEVGQNAKTLGAKFVRVAWIPHQGAFTLAMAEKTVADFNQIGKRLKDEFGLTFCYHNHGYEFEKYEDGTLMDYIIQKTDPKYVSFELDMLWAFFPGQDPAALIKKYPGRFKLVHMKDLRKGVQGNMSGGTPVENDVALGTGQLDIPTILRAAKKSSIEHFYIEDESPSYATQVPQTIAYLKSLTY from the coding sequence ATGAAAATTAAACACCTGACTTTTCTTGCACTGGCATTTGCTGCTGGTAATGCTCCTGTTTTTGCACAAAAGGGGAAACCACTTTTTCCCGAGCAGCCTGGTATGGTATCTTATACTTTTCGCAAAAGTTTAGCAAAAGATGCCGCTGCAACGCTGGACACTTTGAAAAGTCTTGGTATTAAAGACATGGAATTTTCCAGTTTGTTTGGTAAAACGGCAGCTGATCTTCGTAAACTTTTAGATGAAAGAGGCATCAAGGCTTCTTCTTTCGGCGTGGGATATGCTGATGCACTTGATAAAACGCAGGAGGTTGGCCAAAATGCAAAAACTTTGGGTGCGAAATTTGTCCGGGTAGCCTGGATTCCTCATCAGGGAGCATTTACACTGGCGATGGCGGAAAAAACGGTGGCAGATTTTAACCAGATCGGTAAACGTCTTAAAGATGAATTCGGTCTTACTTTTTGTTATCATAACCATGGTTATGAGTTTGAAAAATATGAAGATGGGACGTTGATGGACTATATTATTCAGAAAACCGATCCAAAATATGTAAGTTTTGAACTGGATATGTTATGGGCATTTTTTCCTGGCCAGGATCCTGCGGCACTGATCAAAAAATATCCTGGCCGCTTCAAACTGGTGCATATGAAAGACCTTCGTAAAGGTGTTCAGGGAAATATGTCGGGTGGAACGCCAGTTGAAAATGACGTTGCCCTGGGAACAGGCCAGCTTGATATTCCAACGATTTTGAGAGCTGCCAAAAAATCTTCAATCGAACATTTTTATATCGAGGATGAAAGTCCAAGTTACGCCACACAGGTTCCGCAAACCATAGCCTATTTGAAAAGTCTGACGTATTAA
- a CDS encoding sugar phosphate isomerase/epimerase family protein, producing MDISFYAPQWGNTLPFDTFCKNVKSAGYDGVEMGLPFDETEKQEILAVLADHDLKLIGQYWQSFEKDLNEHLLNYEKYLRNLIAANPVFINCQTGKDYFSFDQSKTLFDLARRLSQESGIEIIHETHRGKSLYAANITENYLTRIPDLRITLDISHWCNVHESLLEDQQEAVDLAIAHTAHFHSRVGHSEGPQVNDPRAPEWSEVLETHLQWWDKIAEIHKQKNLLLTVTTEFGPATYMPVLPYTRLPVGDQWEINVHMMNLLKKRYQAF from the coding sequence ATGGATATCAGTTTTTATGCGCCGCAATGGGGAAATACACTTCCTTTTGATACCTTTTGTAAAAATGTAAAGTCCGCAGGGTATGACGGAGTGGAAATGGGATTGCCATTTGATGAAACAGAAAAACAGGAAATCCTCGCTGTTTTAGCAGATCACGACCTGAAACTTATTGGCCAGTACTGGCAATCCTTTGAGAAAGATTTGAACGAGCATTTGCTCAACTATGAAAAATATCTGCGGAATCTGATCGCAGCTAATCCTGTTTTTATCAATTGCCAGACAGGGAAAGATTATTTCAGTTTCGATCAGAGTAAAACGCTTTTTGATTTGGCCCGCCGGCTTTCGCAGGAATCCGGAATTGAAATAATCCATGAAACACACCGGGGGAAATCTTTATACGCCGCCAATATTACCGAGAATTACCTGACCAGAATTCCGGATCTTCGGATAACACTGGATATTTCGCACTGGTGTAATGTGCATGAATCTTTGCTGGAAGATCAGCAGGAAGCAGTTGATCTGGCCATCGCACACACGGCTCATTTTCATAGTCGTGTGGGGCATTCAGAAGGGCCGCAGGTGAATGATCCCCGCGCTCCGGAATGGTCGGAAGTTCTTGAAACGCATTTGCAATGGTGGGATAAAATTGCTGAAATTCACAAACAAAAGAATCTTCTACTTACGGTAACCACAGAATTTGGCCCGGCTACTTACATGCCCGTTCTTCCTTACACCCGGCTGCCGGTTGGAGATCAGTGGGAGATAAACGTTCACATGATGAACTTGTTAAAGAAGCGGTACCAGGCATTTTAG
- a CDS encoding MBL fold metallo-hydrolase: protein MKNPASQYLNNPDLKTPKAPQDWSGTPVDGDGRFRNLNHTFSANMTDVFRWKFQRNPFKKQKHAEIWNPEIFRDNSWLEKSDDIIVWLGHSTFYIRVNGIKILTDPVFGDILSVKRRSEFPIDFHRLINLDYILLSHDHRDHLDKKSLNILSKQNPDVRYLTGLHMKEIVKEFTQSGNIEEAGWYQQYNTDNQPVNITFIPSRHWSKRGLFDTNLRLWGGFVIEAENKRILFGGDSGYDTHYQQLADVFGSFDFAILGIGAYAPEWFMSPNHQSPKDALKAFTQLNAKYFIPMHYGTFDLSDEPLGEPLRQLLAEAKNQNLEDKLIISQIGKPVSITGSKRSI, encoded by the coding sequence ATGAAAAATCCTGCCAGTCAATATCTGAATAATCCTGATTTAAAAACACCGAAAGCGCCGCAAGACTGGTCAGGAACGCCGGTAGATGGCGATGGCAGGTTTAGAAATCTTAATCATACCTTTTCTGCGAACATGACAGATGTGTTCCGCTGGAAATTTCAGAGAAATCCTTTCAAGAAACAAAAGCATGCAGAAATCTGGAACCCTGAAATTTTCAGGGATAATTCCTGGCTTGAAAAATCCGATGATATCATCGTCTGGCTCGGTCATAGTACGTTTTATATCCGTGTTAATGGCATCAAGATCTTGACAGATCCTGTTTTTGGCGATATACTTTCCGTAAAACGCAGGTCAGAATTTCCAATTGACTTTCATCGGCTGATTAACCTGGATTATATACTTCTTTCACACGATCACAGGGACCATTTAGACAAAAAAAGTCTGAATATTTTGTCTAAACAAAATCCTGATGTCCGCTATCTTACAGGCCTGCATATGAAAGAAATCGTAAAAGAATTTACACAATCTGGTAATATTGAAGAAGCTGGCTGGTATCAACAATATAACACAGATAATCAACCTGTTAATATAACTTTTATCCCGTCCAGGCATTGGTCTAAACGAGGCCTATTTGATACCAACCTTCGCCTTTGGGGTGGCTTTGTTATTGAAGCTGAAAATAAACGTATTTTATTTGGAGGTGATAGTGGTTATGACACACATTACCAACAACTTGCTGACGTTTTTGGAAGTTTTGATTTTGCTATTCTGGGCATTGGCGCCTATGCTCCCGAATGGTTCATGAGCCCAAATCATCAGTCACCGAAAGATGCCCTCAAAGCTTTTACACAACTGAATGCGAAATATTTCATTCCGATGCATTATGGCACTTTTGATTTGTCAGATGAGCCGCTTGGTGAACCATTGAGACAATTACTTGCCGAAGCCAAAAATCAAAATCTGGAAGACAAACTTATCATATCTCAAATTGGAAAACCCGTTTCGATAACCGGTTCAAAACGATCAATATAA